DNA sequence from the Alosa alosa isolate M-15738 ecotype Scorff River chromosome 2, AALO_Geno_1.1, whole genome shotgun sequence genome:
cctttttttgtaaaGCTCACTGAAttgtctctgtgtatgaaacATGCTGTATAATGCATGTTATTTGCTCCCAAAGGCATGGCATTTTAATAAAGGTCCTAATTAATGGCACTTGGGAGTAATGGCAGGAGGGGAATAATGTCTGGCGAGGAAGATATTCATTAACATGGATGATGTGCAAAATTGTAAAGAATTTTATAGTATTGTTATTTTTACATGTTAACACATGATGTGGGATATAAGGAAGTCATTGTATGGTCTCTGGTTTGTCAATGTTTATATCACCTGGCCCATAGGGATGTGGACCCTATAGGTACTCAAATGGTGAGTGCAGTCATTGAGTATGTTGTTATTTCACAATTTCTATGTCAAGGCCTGAATTGTCTATGTGGCATATAGGTGGTGATGGGTGCCAACCGCGTCAAACGCCATAGACTAAAATGGTGTGCACCAAGTAAATTGTTTAGCTGAGAAAAACAGTCTTGTGCCCCCTGAACGGTGGAAGAAACTGTAGGATGGAAGAAAGTTTGCTCAAAATTGTTCGTTTGAATTTTACGTCCCATGTTCCACAACTGAATACAAGTACATCTAGCTTCTAGTATAGCATCTAGCTATGTCTTCAATTTCAGACGAATGTACGTAATAACTAACTATGACAAAATTTATATTTACTGCTACTTTGAGCAACTGGTCAAAGACTTCATTACGTCCTCTATTCCTGCCACCATGGACCCACTACAATGTGCATACTTCCCTTTGCCATCTGGACAAAGAAGAAAGGGAATTATGTTGAAATGCTGGTTGTGGTCTACAGTTCAGCATTTAATACCATAATTACCCCCAAGCTCTTCTGCAAGTTGAGTGACCTAGGACTAAGCACATCCCTATGTCACTGGATCTTCAACTTCCTCTCAGACAGACCACAAGCAGTTAGGGTGAGAAAATGTCTTTCCCCCAATCACACTCAGCACTGGAGCTCCCCAGGGCTGTGTTCTGAGCCCACTGTTGTACTCTCTGTACACACACGACTGTGTAGCCTCACCAGACTCCACTTCAATCGCCAAGTTTACTGACGACACTGTCGTGGTAGGCCTGCTCTCTGACAAGAACAAACAGGCCTATCTAGGAGAACTGGTGCCAGGAGAATAACCTCTTCCTGAACATCAGCAAGACAAAGGAGCTAATTGTGGACTTAAGCACAAAGCGAGCGAGGAACTACAAGCACCCATTCATCAATGGGACCCCAGTGGAGAGAGTGGACAGCTTCCGATACCTGGGCATTCACATCGCACATGACCTGGCGTGGTCTTTTCACATCAACGCCCTGGTTAAGAAGGCTCATCAGCGTCTGTTCCACCTATGGTGTTTGAGAGACTTCCACCTACCACCGAGGGTGCTGCTTGCACCATCAAGATCATCCTGACAGAAAACATCTCCACCTGATTTGGCGCTAAGGCAGGACAGACAAGCACTAAGCAGGACAGACAAGCTCTCCAGAGAGTGGcgcgttcagctgagcgcatcACCCGCACTGAGCTATCTGACCTGCAATCCATTTACATCAAGCGGTGCCAGACCAGAACCAGGGAGATCATAAAGGACCCCAGTCACCCCATGTTACGGTTCCCCAGGGAAAACCGTCACATGAATTGGAAAACAAAACTAGGTTTAGGCTCAAAAGggtatttatttgagtgttccCTAAAAAGGGCAGTAAGCAGGCTTGAAAGCCGACGAAAATGCTCAAAACGCTCTGCAGACCAGGTCCAGAATGTGCCTTTTGAAGCGGCTGGCCAGGTGCACCGCATCCTGGCCAGAGACGGACAGTaatggagtacatttacttgagtacagtacttttTGTaccaattttgagggatctgtactttactgaagtatcatttttggggagtactcatgactttactcaagtacatttgagaggcaaatattgtactctttactccactaaatttctatccataaccgtgagtacccgttacttcttctaaaaaaaagaaaatctcggaaatcctcaatttgttgtttccctctcaaacgtgattgaattgtgcaggcgccactgattgggacagcctatcaggaATCAcctcagctttccgccaaagtcaactccatggtcagatttagataagagacaaaaccatggacgaaacaatggatgaagatgcagcaggtccatcccgggaatgtgccaacctgtggccccacctcaccAGACTATTACATTTTCTGAACAGGTTAATTATAGTTTTCGCTTCACGtgtttcaataacaaaatagtattttgtatttgaaatacatattttaaatacatgtattagaaatactgcccatccctggtaacatggtaaaaagatgaaaatgacttgattttactttcaattcattttacattctccaaggtattaacattcatttttttcataactccatgtaggacgtttctgtacataaatgtaagcactgtggcagtactAATgcaatatttgaaaaaaaaaaaaaaaatgtaggctactcttgtactcttttaaaaacaagtacttcagtacttttacttaagtagacatctgactgttgtacttttacttgtacttgagtaaaatttaggaaaggttatctgtacttttactcaagtaatgaagctgtactctgtccgcctctgatcCTGGCTAATTGGATCACCTGGTTAGGGAGCAAACACTGAAAACTGCAGGTAACAGCACCCCTTCCACTCACAGCCAGTAGGGTGTGCCAAAAATCATAACGGTAAATCACAAGGAACTTCGGTGGCCATAACACCCCAACAATGGACTGTTTACACCGCTAAGATCTGGAAAACGGTTTCGCTCACTTAAAGAAgtcctatgcaggtctggttattccttcgctgtttctgggttttcaccggatttgggctcgcatttttcacgacatagctccccctgcagcttcggtagcaaatgactgctacgctaaaccagagactttctaatgaggagacacagcactcaaaaaatcttccatagaaatgcatggggttagtttgtaaccccacccctccctcagcaaaacgttgacatgtgaatacattgagccaatcatgtggtgtgatgtgaatacattgaaccaaccatatggtgtgttgtgaagacatcttgccaatcatgtgttgtgaactcgccgctggagcaagattggtgccgtgaagccttgtgcacacgcatttctgctgagtaggatgcccgatgagtgacttgcctaaaaggactttggctaaacccccaagaaaccaagctaaacacatacagggctcacaataaaacggtcgagcaaacacattgttcaagagactatcaaaccatattacaaaacgaagttcacccaagggtaggctacttataatttcaacagcaacaaagccaagtcggcgtccgttttgcagtcttctcaGAAACTagaatctgactacattttcgaggcgcaattgaaacaccggggcacatgaaatttggtgggtatgtagccccactagacttttacgaaaaattttgtttggtccccggggactgccgtaatttgcatggccatctttaaaatcattgatccattcaggttgccagattgtgtatgaaatacaccctacacatacacgatcacttagtttcaatttcaaccgttttgtcataggctaaaacccaacctggcaacccaaaacccaaataaggaagcgggtgccgactgcgcagcctgagtctcgtcgtaagcataggttgtaagcaagcgggctagttgaatggcctactccagaactagctgttacacagatccggtataaacactgacctcCCGTtgatctcccgtttttggaaagctaaatgttgacaggtatgaccaaatgttatgtgtatgattaacctgacattctctgggggtatgccaagttttatagaatttcatccatgggggggtctaaaacaaattaagttatgtgtacatttagtgactgtacactcattggcctgtagatggtggtgttgagccaAGGGTTGCTGGAAGAGGAtattgtctcacacacactctttctcgcaaacacacatacatacatcaatacacacacatgcacacatacatacatcaatacgtacacatgcacacatacacacacatgcacgcatgcacacacactcacatccataggcacagacacacgcatacacatacacacacaaacacacacacacacacacgtatgcactcacacaatacagtacacacacagacagaaacacacacacgcacacacacacatacgtaactttgttggaagttaaagtgggttggaaaaacaatggacatttcctagtttaccgcagagaatgtctaataagggtaggatgattttgaCATAAAATGtcattcccatttcttcttgaagctgaaataaatctgagaataacaggagctaagtgagttagccacaacgcgTTTGCTAAcgcgatggttttctaatggaaaatacacctgaaagataacctgtctatgatgcatcctaaacaccggacTGGGACATTTCTActtgctaaataggtttttctgctgttgattggctcacagtccttggtggccctgtcagtgctttgtaaaatgctgcattaagaccacaaaaagtctcagaaagcatctgagctaacgttcattcccaaacacacactaggctacttcaatcctcttttttcaaaggtttttcaagtaaggaagagcatggctcaaagtaaagtaactagctGAGACGATGAGCCTACATAAATTTGTCAAAGTGAAATTTTgcgcctgtgtgtttgtttgaagtgcgtgtttagggtgtgagaggggaatctatgtgctttgattccagcttggtagttgtagtctatgcgattgaATTATCGCGATATGAatttccgtgattcacgcagctgcgtgaaatgtattactacttTTCGGCACGAgatggcagcttaagtccgcttgatactgtaagccattggttcccaaaagagatttttatttgattatttggCCAGCacagcctagtgacaatttatgttgtgtaccatggactaggctgggtgaacccagcctgatctgtcggcgatttctttttcgatttcttaaaagattgagcttgctggtgaaagccagactaaccatggacctcacagcaaaatgcaagggaacatgaatcagcctatttgcacaaacaataacggacaagctcttcaacttggcccgttaaaaggtgtatgaacagtctagcgatgcatttcatgaaggcccttttggacatgtcagttatttgcaccactggttagatgcaaaactgcatttcgttttagactactggtacttaatttgtgcattgacaataacgtttcagactgttacttaatttgtgtatgtatgtgtaagtatcatatgaactaaagatgactaaaaattggtagaagaagaaacattcacaaaaatccatggcatgacctctcttcttgatagctgttgacaactgcatggaactgaaagggactgttttgtttattaataaaaacaaacaaacaaacaaacaaataaaaaaaacatgctgataccttctgcttttcccaaatacaatgtagcctacgggtgtacatgacctttcatcagtccagttgcaatggatgaactgtgatgaactgccctacttgtgattgtttagagattttaaaggttttataacaatgctacacattTTTTAGCTAGTGCTACAAAtatattcacctttgcagcgccataggctactttctgtgcggcccgcacacacacacaggcatgccaaacaagcatacacaaaagtttcaagagtgggggatggagtagaaggtggagacaaattgattagtgtgatttattttcgtggaacTGATGTataggactgagcggcggtcatattttgtactgctatgcggtacatctagttagcaAAAGTATTGAAAGAAAAATAGTCTGTAATCAACTAACCACCTTCCTATCAgaaaatgggtattttgatcactttcagtctggtttttgCCAATCaaagcactgaaacagctcttaaGGTTTTAAATGGCATACACCTCAATACAGATAAAGGCAATACATCAGTCCTGATGCTATTGGACCAGCATTtcacactgttgatcacaacatATTACTACACAGATTAGAACACTAGGTGGATTTATAGTTATACATagtaattattatatataataattattatatatactgtagttaCATAGTAATTATTAATGGAGTATATATAGTTTCATATAGAgtactgtgtatatatagttatattatagtattcactttggacaaaaggaTCTGCCAAAtcctataaccataaccataaccatagttATCAATCTGGTTGTTACGTTGTGACGCAATAATGTGAAGACAGTTGAGCAAAATAGGAAAAGTCTAATGTTACATACATGCTACCTGTTCCCCATAGAAACAGCATTAGCTCAGTGCACAGAGTAGTCTTTATTGATCAATCAAGGGCAGTATATGACTTGAGCCAGCACATCTTATTTTTTAAACAGCATTTAAATTCTAAAGTACTGTTTCAGATAACTGAAAACATTGTGAGAGAATAAGCTACTGTCTTTTTGCTTTCACTCAGTCACTTGATTTCAACACGGTTTTTAGTGAAGAGGTTTATCAGGTGTGCTCTCAGTTCTTTTGTTGTTAGACAGTAAATTATAGGGTTGATGAGAGGTGGCAGCGTTGAGGCCACGATAAGCAGAGCATTCCTCTCAGTCAGGTTGAGTGTCACACCAACTCTAGTGAGCAGCACAGATACCAGTTTAGGTGCGTAGTAAACAGAAACCACAATGATATGTGAAATACAAGTAGTAAACATCTTCTTCTTGCTTCCCTTGTCTGAGAGTCTTAGAACAGTCCAGACAATAACAACATATGTCAAGAAGATTAGAGTAAAATGTCCGCCCAGAAGCCACAGCCACCAGCCCACGAGACTTGGGATTGAAAAATAAGGCCCAGGGTTCACACATCCAGCTCTTATCATTGCAGCATAGTCACAAAACACATATTGTATTATGGGCTGGCAGTATGGAACGTTGTATGCTGCTTCTGAAATTTGACTCAATGATAATATTCCTATTATCCAGGTAGCCACA
Encoded proteins:
- the LOC125285045 gene encoding olfactory receptor 10G4-like, producing the protein MGTKNDTAVRVSEFIITGFDHLSHQKLLGSLILISYVLTLVGCGTNVSIIVADRRLHSPMYVLICNLAIVDITFSTSSCITMIAVLLAEMKSISFYSCFTGMYCYHLGDITSILTLTWMAVDRMLAISLPLRYITILTNRRCIMSIVATWIIGILSLSQISEAAYNVPYCQPIIQYVFCDYAAMIRAGCVNPGPYFSIPSLVGWWLWLLGGHFTLIFLTYVVIVWTVLRLSDKGSKKKMFTTCISHIIVVSVYYAPKLVSVLLTRVGVTLNLTERNALLIVASTLPPLINPIIYCLTTKELRAHLINLFTKNRVEIK